GATGTCCTACGGCCTCGCCTACGGGTTGTCGGCATACGGGCTGTCCAAGCAGCTGTCGATCAGCACCGGCGAGGCGAGCGGGCTGATGGAGGAATACTTCGCGCGGTTCGGCGGGGTGCGTGACTACCTGCGTGAGGTGGTCGACGTGGCCCGCAAGACCGGCTACACCGAGACGATGCTCGGACGCCGCCGCTACCTGCCCGACCTCACCTCCGACAACCGGCAACGCCGGCAGGCGGCCGAGCGGATGGCGCTCAACGCACCGATCCAGGGTTCGGCGGCCGACGTGATGAAGCTGGCCATGCTGCACGTGCGCGACGCTCTGGACGCGGCGGCGGTGAAGTCACGGATGCTGCTGCAGGTGCACGACGAACTCGTGCTGGAGATCGCGCCCGGTGAACAGGCGCAGGTCGAGGAGATCGTCCGCCGCGAGATGGGCGGCGCCATCGACCTGGCCGTGCCGCTGGACGTCAGCATCGGCGTCGGCAACTCCTGGCACGCCGCGGCGCACTAAGAACGTCGATCTGACTGATCGGAGTCCCAGTCGCGACGCCGACGGGGTCGCACGGGCCGGTTGTCGGCATCGTCACGATCCCAGTCGTCGCTGTGCCGATCCTCGCGCCCGTCGCGTCCACGCTCGGCCCGGTGGCCGGTGTCGTCCATTCGGTCCCCGTCGTACTCGTTCCTGCGGCGCCCGTCGGTCTGCCGGTCCCAGTCGGGGTCTTCGCCAGCTGCGCGGTCTTCATAGTCGTCGAGGTGGCGACGCGTGCGACGTGTCTCGGTGCGGCGGTCGACCCCGAACATCACAGAACCGAGCACGATTGTCAGCACACCGATCACCATGCAGGCGATCGCACGGTACTTTTCGACGTCGGTGATACGCCAGCAGATGCCTTTGGCAAATGTGTTGTCGGCCGGATGTGCTGCGGTGCCACACCCGAAGATCGAGCCGCTGGTGGTGCGCACGTCCGTGACAGGGACGAAGTAGAAGTAGACCGCCGCGACGATGAACGCCAGTCCGATGAGGATGCAAATCTTCGTGCCGGTGCGAGGATTCAGCACGGTACGCGTCTCGATGTCTTCTGGCATGAGCGGCATGTTACTCACCAGTCGGTGCGGTCCGCGGTAAGCGGGCCAAGAGATCCGGGATCGTCACCCAGGCGCGCAGTTCGGCGCCGTCGTCGTTGTGTCCGAGATCCAGTGCGCTCGATCCGGTAGGACGCTGATCCGACCACGTGCCGCCGAGGCTCCGCTGACTGATGATGACCGTGACATGCGTTGGCGGGGCATGGTCGACATGCCACGGGTCAGTGTCTTCCGGAATTGGCCACGAGAGCAGGTAGTAGGCGTGGTAACCCCTTCGGTCAAGTTGGAATCCGATCGCCGAGTTGAGACTGAGCGAGCTGATGCCGCTGCCCTGGACAACAACGGGGACGCCCGGGTTCGCGTGCTGCCGAAGGAATCTGAGCACGACTGCCGACGCGTGCCGAGCTTGATCCTCGGCTGCCCACGCAGGAGGGCTCGCAGTGGTCGACGCAAGTGCGCAGGCCGATGTCGCGAGGAGAGCTGCGATGGTGGTACGGGCCACGGGCGGCACAAGTCGCAATACGCTGCTCCACCGCCGGCGTGGTATCAGCTCGATTGCGCGCGTCAGCACAGCGGCACAGGCGAACGCTGCGATGACGAGGCACGGCAGCAGCCAGTAACCCACGGTGAATCCGGTCAGATGGGTGAGGCCCCACGCCTCAACCGGAACGGTGATCACCGCTACGCCGCACGCTCGGCTACCGACGGTGTTCGGACGGTGTGTCCCGGCGAACGCGCCCAGCGCGAGTAGGAGCACCCCGATGGCGCCGGCTGCGACCGTGACGCCGCTCACCGCAGGCTGATAGGTGTTGTGAAATCTGCCGAAGCCGACTGGTGACAGACGATCCAACACGTAGGCCGCGGCATGTGGCCACGACGTACCAGCGCCCGCGGATCGGCTGCGATAGGCGAGGAGTTGCTGCAGGTTGTTGGGGGAGTAGAGGATCAGTTCCAGCAACGTCGGAAGCCACACGGCGAAGAGCAGGCCGGCGGTCACGAGCCAGTGACGTTGCATTCGAGCCGGACTCTGTCCTGGCATCCGCACGTTACGCCATCTGCGCGAGATCCCGAGCAGGCCGAGCGCTACCGATAGGCCGACGACGAATGGCACGAATGCGAGATTGGCTTGCGCGACGAACGACGCCGCGACGCCGTAAACCCACAGAACGCTCCGGTCGCCGTCGACCCATGCCCAAGCGCACACGAGGGTCAGCAGCATCGGCAGCGCCGCGACGTAGACGTTGAGCGGCCGCACCAGTTGCTCAGGTCCCAGCGACCATTCGAGCAGGAGCACAGCGATTGTCGTTGGCACTGCAGTCCGTAGCGCGCGCAGTCGAAAGGCAATCGCGATCGAACCAGCCGCGCAGATCATGTTGCCGACGGCGATGGACAGCAGGATGCCCGCGCCGGAAAATCCGAAGATGCCGGCGATCGCTGCGGCAACGTAGTACTCCAGCGGGCCGAGGTGGTGTGTTGCGACCTCGGCGCCTTGAGTGAGGACGCTTGTCGAGCGCTGGCCCATCAGCGGCGGGTGTGCGCTGAAGACCGCTCGCATGCGGTCGGCGATGACCGCATCGTCCCCCTCGGGAGCCCAACCATGCCCAACTGCGCGTACGTAGGCGACGACGATAGGGACGACGGCGATCGCGAGCAGCCCCGTGACGGGATGACACATCGCGCTCCGCACCCGTTGCGGAACGGTCACCGACATCTGCCACCTCGAGTCTCGAAAACGGTTAGGCGCAGGTTACCGGCGCGTTGGTTCGGTCATAATGCGGGCGTGGATGTTGGGGCAATCGTGTTGGCCGGTGGTGTGGGAAGCCGGATGTGCCCACTCACCCTGGACTGTCCTAAGCCGTTGCTACCGCTCGGAGCTGAACCCCTCGTCGGTTACCAGCTACGACGCCTGGCACGCGTTGGTGTGCGACGTGTCGTCCTCGCGACCGGGTATTTCGCCCACAGGTTCCAGGACGCACTCGGCGACGGGGCTCGCTGGAACCTCCGACTCCTGCACAGTGTCGAGGAGGAACCGCTGGGCACAGGCGGGGCACTGCGCGCGGCGGTCGAGCTCCTGCCGGGCTCCGAGCGGGTGATCGTCGTCAACGGTGACCTGTTGTCCAGCCATGACCTGAGCGGCCAGCTTGCAGCGACCGGGACGGCGGACGTCGGTCTGCACGTGCGCGAGGTGGCGGACGTCGCGCGCTACGGACACGTCATGTGCGCCGATGACGGATTGGTGCGTGGTTTCGCGGAGAAGTGCGGTGCCGGTCCCGGCTTGGCCAACGCGGGCACGTATGTCGTGCGTGCCGACGTGCTGCGGTCGCTTCCGCGCGGACGTTCGTCCTGGGAGCGCGACATCCTGCCGTCACTCATCAGGGCGGATGCGCGCGTCGTCGCGTGGGCCGGTGCCGGGTACTTTCGGGACGTAGGTGACCCCACGGCCTACCGCGTGGCGAGTGTGGACGCGGTGACCGGCGCCCTGCCAGGTTCTGTGCCCGGGTCTGCGACAGCGTATGTCGACGAACGTGCGGCAGTTGCGCCGGGAGCCGTAGTACAGGGTGGGAGCAGCGTGCACGCGGGTGCGGTTGTCGGACCTCGCGCGAGGCTGGACGCGACGGTGCTGTTGCCGGGCAGTCGTGTGGGTGCAGAGGCCACATTGCTGCGGTGCGTGATCGCTGCCGGTGCGGTGGTACCGGCGAGGTTCGAAGCAGCGGACGACGTTCTCGTGTCCTGATTACTCACAGGTAAGTTCCGCGCCAATTCCGCCTGCCGGGCAAGTATGCTGACGCGACGTCCCGACCCCGAGCACCCGCGAAGACTTGATGAGCCCTCGACCCACCGGCGGTGGCTACCGCCCGGCGCTGGATGGCATGCGTGCCGTGTCTGTGCTGACGATCATGCTGTTCCACGTCCCTTACGAGTGGGTGACAGGCGGCTACTGGTCGGTCAATGTCTTCTTCATCGTCTCGGGTTACCTCATTACCGGGTTGCTGCTGAAGGAGCTCGACAAGTGGGGCTCGATCGATCTGGTCGGCTTCTACATGCGGCGGGCGCGACGCCTGCTTCCGGCGTTGCTGATCATGCTCGTCGTCGTGTCGGTAGTCTGGCCGCGCATTCTGGGCGACGAAACGCCGGGCACGATCAAGGGTGACGGCCTGGCGGCGCTGTTCTACGTCGCGAACTGGCGAATGGTGCTGACCGGCCAGTCGTATTTCGAACAGTTCGGGACCGTTGCCCAGTCACCGTTCAAACACGCCTGGACACTTGGCATCGAGGAGCAGTACTACCTGCTCTTCCCGATCCTGATGATCGTGCTCTTCCGGTGGTTCGGTCGGCGCAACAGGGGTAAAACGCTGGGCGTCATCGTCGCGCTCGCCGGTGCGTCCGCGATCACCATGGCCAAGGTTTACGTGCCCGGCGGCGACCCGTCTCGGGTCTACTACGGCACCGACACCCGGATGCAGGACATCCTCGTGGGCGCAGCGCTCGCAATCGTAATGTCGATGATCGACCCGCGCCGGCTGTCGGCCTGGGCACGGCGCAACAGACGAGCTGTCGTCGGCGTCGGCTGGATCGTGGCCGGGCTGACCTTCTACTGGTTCTTCTTCATCCCGGCCAGCGGGTGGGTGTTCTACGGCGGCTACTTGGTCTTCGACACGATGTTCGCGCTGCTCGTCGCCAGCGTCGAACTCGTCCGGTCCAGTTCGATAGCGGCGGTCTTCTCCTGGCATCCTCTCGCGTGGATCGGGATGCTGTCCTACGGGCTCTACCTGTGGCACTACCCGTTGTTCGTCCTGCTGACCCCGGACCGGACGCACCTGTCCGGCATACCGCTGCAGATCGTGCGTTTCGCACTCACTTTCGCCATCGCGAGTGCGTCCTACTACTTCGTGGAGGACCCGATCCGTAAGGGTGCGCTACGGCGGCTGGGGAAACGGATCGCAGCAGCCGTTCCGATTGTTGCAGTGATAGCCACCGCGACGACCATCCTCGTGTCGGTGAACGGTATGCGTCTGGCGCCGACCGCCCGAGCCGGACAGGGGATCTCGCTGTCCGGAGGATCGGGCTCCTACCGGGTGCTGATCGTCGGGGACTCCGTGGGGTTCGCACTCGGCTACTACTTTCCGCGGTCCACCTTCCCGGACGTGAATGCGACCGCAGCAGTCGACTTCGGTTGTGGCACGGCCGAGCAGAGCCTGGTGGTGCAGGGCAAGCGGCAGCCCGTGCAGAGCGACTGCTCCGACATCTTCCAGCACTGGGCGGAGGGTGTCTCCGGCACGCACCCGAAGGTGGTCGTGTGGACGCTTGGCCCGTGGGAGGTCTACGACCACTACATCGACGGCAAGACGCTGAAGGTTGGCAGCGCCGCGTACGCCAGGTACCTCCAGTCCCGATTGCAAGAGGGTCTGACGGCGATGAACAAGGCCGGCAGACATGGGCCGCTGGTCATCCCGACGGTGCCGTGTCTTGGTCAACCGAAGTACATGGTCAACGGCGTCGACATGGCACCCGAGCGCAATGATCCGAAGCGAGCGGCTGCGGTCAATGGAATTCTCGTGGCATTCGCGGCCAAGCACCCGAGGACCATCCATCTCGTTGACCCCGGTGAACTTGTCTGCCCGTCGGGCACATTCACCAAGAAGGTGAACGGTGTGCAACTGCGTCAGGACGGCGTGCACTACACGAAGGCGGGTGCTGCTGCCTTCTGGAAGTGGTTGATGCCTCAGATCGCGCGGTGGGTGCCGGGCACGCCGAAGGCGAGGTCATGAGAGGCGGCTCTCTGGTGACTCGGCGGCTGGCGGCGCTCGACGGGATCCGCGGCGTCCTGGTGATATTCCTGTTGTGTTTCCATTTCGGGTTCACTCAGCTCCAGGGTGCCTGGCTGACCCTCAACGTGTTCTTCGTGCTGTCCGGATTCCTCATAGTGCGCCTGCTCGTGCAGGAGCGGGCCAGGACCGGGCGGATCAGCTTCGTCGCGTTCTACGCCCGGCGCGCTCGCCGGCTCTTTCCAGCCCTCGCGCTGCTGCTCGCCACAGTGGTGATCTACGGCTTCCTATTCGCGTCGGACCAGGTCCGGGGCCCGTTGCG
This genomic window from Flexivirga oryzae contains:
- a CDS encoding sugar phosphate nucleotidyltransferase, whose protein sequence is MDVGAIVLAGGVGSRMCPLTLDCPKPLLPLGAEPLVGYQLRRLARVGVRRVVLATGYFAHRFQDALGDGARWNLRLLHSVEEEPLGTGGALRAAVELLPGSERVIVVNGDLLSSHDLSGQLAATGTADVGLHVREVADVARYGHVMCADDGLVRGFAEKCGAGPGLANAGTYVVRADVLRSLPRGRSSWERDILPSLIRADARVVAWAGAGYFRDVGDPTAYRVASVDAVTGALPGSVPGSATAYVDERAAVAPGAVVQGGSSVHAGAVVGPRARLDATVLLPGSRVGAEATLLRCVIAAGAVVPARFEAADDVLVS
- a CDS encoding acyltransferase family protein; translation: MSPRPTGGGYRPALDGMRAVSVLTIMLFHVPYEWVTGGYWSVNVFFIVSGYLITGLLLKELDKWGSIDLVGFYMRRARRLLPALLIMLVVVSVVWPRILGDETPGTIKGDGLAALFYVANWRMVLTGQSYFEQFGTVAQSPFKHAWTLGIEEQYYLLFPILMIVLFRWFGRRNRGKTLGVIVALAGASAITMAKVYVPGGDPSRVYYGTDTRMQDILVGAALAIVMSMIDPRRLSAWARRNRRAVVGVGWIVAGLTFYWFFFIPASGWVFYGGYLVFDTMFALLVASVELVRSSSIAAVFSWHPLAWIGMLSYGLYLWHYPLFVLLTPDRTHLSGIPLQIVRFALTFAIASASYYFVEDPIRKGALRRLGKRIAAAVPIVAVIATATTILVSVNGMRLAPTARAGQGISLSGGSGSYRVLIVGDSVGFALGYYFPRSTFPDVNATAAVDFGCGTAEQSLVVQGKRQPVQSDCSDIFQHWAEGVSGTHPKVVVWTLGPWEVYDHYIDGKTLKVGSAAYARYLQSRLQEGLTAMNKAGRHGPLVIPTVPCLGQPKYMVNGVDMAPERNDPKRAAAVNGILVAFAAKHPRTIHLVDPGELVCPSGTFTKKVNGVQLRQDGVHYTKAGAAAFWKWLMPQIARWVPGTPKARS